The Punica granatum isolate Tunisia-2019 chromosome 4, ASM765513v2, whole genome shotgun sequence genome has a window encoding:
- the LOC116204080 gene encoding protein trichome birefringence-like 13, translating to MAPAAARDNRARPSSHSLLPVLSLLCFVSIFLVLSLFRRASPFPPQPPKTLQLGRSPESRSGVPCDYSVGSWIYDPSYGSGRYDGSCKEIFKGWNCIAGNKSNARDVTNWRWKPQSCDLSPFNPITFMESHRDTNIGFVGDSLNRNMFVSLFCTLKRVPGEVKKWRPAGADRGFTFLKYNLTIAYHRTNLLARYGRWSANANGGELESLGYKEGFRVDVDVPEGTWAEALHFHSILIFNTGHWWWAPSKFDPVKSPMLFFEKGRPVIPPIPPHAGLDLVLKHMILYVEKEAKPGTIKFFRTQSPRHFEGGDWDQGGSCPRSNPLSSEEVEKLFAIENNGTNVETRLVNQHLHKALKGSHFHILDVTQLSEFRADAHPAAAGGKKHDDCMHWCLPGVTDTWNDILVALLNGIETSRSRF from the exons ATGGCCCCCGCCGCCGCGAGAGACAACCGGGCACGGCCGAGCTCGCATTCACTCCTCCCCGTTCTCTCGCTCCTCTGCTTCGTCTCCATTTTCCttgtcctctctctcttccggCGAGCTTCCCCGTTCCCGCCCCAGCCTCCCAAGACCCTGCAGCTGGGCCGGAGTCCGGAGTCCCGCTCTGGCGTTCCGTGCGACTACTCCGTCGGGTCTTGGATCTACGACCCGAGCTATGGATCCGGGAGGTACGACGGCTCGTGTAAGGAGATCTTCAAGGGGTGGAATTGCATAGCTGGGAACAAATCCAATGCCCGAGATGTGACCAACTGGCGCTGGAAACCTCAGTCCTGCGATCTGTCACCCTTCAATCCAATTACGTTCATGGAGTCCCATAGGGACACCAACATCG GGTTTGTTGGGGATTCGTTAAACCGGAATATGTTCGTCTCTCTATTTTGCACCCTCAAACGTGTGCCGGGTGAAGTGAAGAAATGGCGGCCTGCTGGGGCTGATCGAGGTTTTACATTTCTTAAGTACAACCTTACCATTGCCTATCACCGGACAAATCTTTTGGCACGTTACGGTAG GTGGTCTGCTAATGCTAATGGTGGTGAGCTCGAATCCCTTGGATACAAGGAAGGCTTTAGAGTTGATGTAGATGTTCCGGAAGGGACATGGGCTGAGGCTCTTCACTTTCACAGTATATTGATATTCAATACCGGACACTG GTGGTGGGCTCCATCAAAATTTGATCCTGTAAAGTCGCCTATGCTTTTCTTTGAAAAAGGACGACCTGTAATTCCCCCGATACCACCTCATGCTGGGCTGGATTTGGTTTTGAAGCACATG ATACTTTACGTGGAGAAAGAAGCGAAACCCGGCACTATTAAATTCTTCAGGACACAGTCACCTCGGCATTTTGAAGGAGGTGACTGGGACCAGGGAGGCTCTTGCCCTCGTTCAAATCCCCTGTCGTCTGAGGAG GTTGAAAAATTATTCGCCATTGAGAACAATGGAACTAATGTGGAGACCCGTCTTGTAAATCAGCACCTCCACAAGGCTCTGAAAGGATCACATTTTCATATTCTTGATGTGACCCAATTGAGCGAGTTCAGAGCAGATGCCCATCCAGCCGCAGCTGGGGGAAAGAAGCATGACGATTGCATGCATTGGTGTTTACCTGGAGTCACCGATACTTGGAATGATATTCTCGTAGCTCTTTTGAATGGCATAGAAACTTCGAGATcgagattttga
- the LOC116204081 gene encoding branched-chain amino acid aminotransferase 2, chloroplastic-like produces MGSQIEPAANSNYGDKHTNINWDKLGFDLIPADYMYMMTCCDGETFSNGALRPYQKLELHPSSAILNYGQGLLEGLKAYRRGDGRVMLFRPEENARRMKMGAERICMPSPSVEQFVHAVKQTVLANKHMVPPPGKGSLYIRPLLMGTGPVLAMGPAPEFTFLIYASPVGDFHKARTPLNLLIQEKIHRATPGGTGGIKCITNYSPVFKPIKEAKAQGFSDVLFLDAVTGKYIEEASSCNIFIVKGDTISTPAIAETILPGITRKSIIDIALDFGYQVQERLIVVEELTEADEVFCTGTAVGVVPVGSVTYQGKRFEYGIEAVVTKKLQVALLGIQTGLVEDKMGWTCMLD; encoded by the exons ATGGGATCTCAAATTGAGCCTGCTGCTAACAG CAATTACGGTgacaaacatacaaacatcaACTGGGATAAGCTCGGGTTTGATCTTATTCCGGCTGATTACATGTACATGATGACATGCTGTGATGGCGAAACCTTCTCTAATGGAGCTCTCAGACCATATCAGAAGTTAGAGCTCCATCCGTCTTCTGCAATCTTGAACTACGGTCAG GGATTGCTTGAAGGTCTTAAGGCGTATAGGAGAGGTGATGGTCGAGTTATGTTGTTCCGGCCTGAAGAGAATGCCCGGCGAATGAAGATGGGTGCAGAGAGAATTTGCATGCCTTCTCCCTCTGTTGAGCAATTCGTACATGCCGTGAAGCAAACCGTCCTTGCAAATAAGCACATG GTTCCTCCACCAGGGAAAGGGTCCCTGTATATCAGGCCTTTGCTCATGGGAACGGGTCCGGTTCTTGCAATGGGACCTGCACCCGAGTTTACATTCCTTATATACGCCTCTCCTGTCGGCGACTTTCACAAG GCAAGAACACCCCTGAACTTGCTTATACAAGAAAAGATCCATCGAGCTACTCCTGGAGGGACCGGAGGCATCAAATGCATCACCAACTACTCCCCG GTTTTCAAACCGATCAAAGAAGCAAAGGCTCAAGGGTTCTCAGACGTCCTGTTTCTGGATGCAGTTACCGGAAAATACATTGAGGAGGCTTCATCTTGCAACATTTTCATTGTAAAG GGTGACACCATATCAACACCAGCAATAGCAGAAACAATCTTGCCGGGAATAACAAGAAAAAGTATCATTGACATCGCTTTAGATTTCGGTTACCAG GTCCAGGAACGTCTCATTGTTGTGGAGGAATTAACTGAGGCAGATGAGGTTTTCTGTACGGGAACCGCCGTTGGGGTTGTCCCTGTTGGGAGCGTAACCTATCAGGGCAAAAG ATTCGAATACGGGATTGAAGCGGTAGTGACTAAGAAGCTGCAAGTAGCGCTGCTTGGGATTCAAACTGGCCTTGTGGAAGACAAAATGGGGTGGACTTGCATGCTCGATTGA
- the LOC116204082 gene encoding protein NTM1-like 9 yields the protein MEREIMGFRFNPTPEQLVNYHLKRKLQMINDEDRCMIPDVNIYEYDPGDLCAVYNEKCWKRSTSSDSFFFCPQKRRNTNSGSSKKCNYSRKAGDGYWKETSKKRGIKDEETGETIGTKRIYSFYYGNQNDHRETDWALHEYHLSAAVADNTIPDPTAFVLCHIKKKKMSQQANSKNQQTTSTASPCGEAEADASASAVTPGNTEEIAAQGKTPEGSALVMEGPQLLVAEQSPIISPSPSSELDRAYGFFNDPSYCFMDNPLENHIRGQDNIPAAAFHEKETMQSGTLPTEMSITDWPDWPDYPMRGTCDSSEGNFTSDNSDDDFNPDVFMNLWGGN from the exons ATGGAGCGGGAAATCATGGGGTTCAGGTTCAACCCGACTCCTGAACAGCTCGTTAATTATCACTTGAAGAGGAAGCTTCAGATGATCAATGATGAGGATCGATGCATGATTCCGGATGTGAATATCTATGAATATGATCCAGGGGACTTATGTGCCGTGTACAACG AAAAATGCTGGAAAAGATCCACTAGCTCGGACAGTTTCTTCTTCTGCCCCCAAAAACGCAGGAACACTAATTCCGGCAGTTCCAAGAAGTGCAATTATTCGAGGAAGGCCGGCGACGGATACTGGAAAGAGACCAGTAAGAAACGGGGCATAAAGGACGAGGAGACCGGGGAGACTATAGGGACCAAAAGGATCTACTCCTTTTACTATGGAAACCAGAATGATCACCGCGAGACCGACTGGGCCTTGCACGAATACCACCTAAGTGCAGCAGTTGCAGACAACACCATCCCAGACCCG ACGGCGTTTGTCCTCTGTCacataaagaagaagaagatgagccAGCAGGCCAACTCTAAGAATCAGCAAACCACGTCGACTGCTTCTCCTTGCGGTGAAGCCGAAGCTGATGCAAGTGCTAGCGCTGTTACTCCTGGGAATACTGAAGAGATTGCAGCCCAAGGAAAAACTCCAGAG GGATCCGCATTGGTCATGGAAGGACCACAGTTGCTGGTGGCAGAGCAATCACCAATCATCAGCCCTTCTCCCAGCAGCGAACTGGATCGCGCATACGGATTTTTTAATGACCCAAGTTATTGTTTTATGGACAATCCTCTTGAAAACCACATCAGAGGCCAAGATAATATCCCAGCGGCTGCTTTTCATGAAAAAGAAACCATGCAATCAGGAACTCTTCCAACAGAGATGTCGATCACTGACTGGCCAGACTGGCCAGATTATCCAATGAGAGGAACATGTGACAGCAGCGAAGGGAATTTCACATCTGACAATTCCGATGATGATTTTAATCCTGATGTTTTCATGAACCTCTGGGGTGGCAATTGA
- the LOC116203173 gene encoding basic form of pathogenesis-related protein 1-like gives MDRYRGLCIMLLTIFGVSSGSRQKSYQDFVDTHNSIRAEVGVGPLTWNDTVAAYAQEYANERIHDCNLDHSRGPYGENLAEGYGEMSGEDAVKFWATEKPNYDYHSNSCVGGECLHYTQIVWSKSVHLGCARVKCTNGWMFVICNYSPPGNYVGERPY, from the coding sequence ATGGACCGATATCGTGGTCTTTGCATTATGCTCCTAACCATCTTTGGTGTCTCATCAGGATCGCGACAAAAGTCGTATCAGGATTTTGTGGATACGCACAACTCCATCCGGGCCGAGGTCGGGGTCGGGCCGCTCACATGGAATGACACTGTGGCGGCTTACGCCCAGGAGTACGCGAACGAGCGGATCCACGATTGCAATCTAGACCACTCGAGGGGGCCCTACGGAGAGAACCTGGCTGAGGGATACGGCGAGATGAGTGGAGAGGATGCGGTGAAGTTCTGGGCAACCGAGAAGCCGAACTATGACTACCATTCGAACTCATGCGTAGGGGGTGAGTGCCTGCATTACACACAGATTGTGTGGAGTAAGTCGGTCCATTTAGGCTGTGCGAGGGTGAAGTGCACCAATGGCTGGATGTTCGTGATCTGCAACTACAGCCCTCCGGGGAATTACGTAGGCGAGCGCCCGTACTAA
- the LOC116202662 gene encoding uncharacterized protein LOC116202662 produces MMDRPVHKYHLNADAADSTITDLMAITIYHVIKKARIKKGNSKKQQSKKAGSPSYEADSSSPEGIEAQETNFQEFSLLIRKKTSRLSQRRALQVSVHILLSTSCWQSN; encoded by the exons ATGATGGATCGGCCCGTGCACAAATATCACTTAAATGCGGATGCTGCAGACAGCACCATCACCGACCTG ATGGCTATCACAATTTATCATGTAATAAAGAAGGCACGAATCAAGAAGGGTAACTCGAAGAAGCAGCAGAGCAAGAAGGCTGGTTCTCCTTCCTATGAGGCCGATTCGAGCAGCCCTGAAGGGATCGAAGCCCAGGAAACAAATTTTCAG GAATTCTCACTGCTTATAAGGAAGAAAACATCCCGACTCAGCCAGCGAAGGGCTCTCCAAGTGTCGGTGCATATTCTCCTCAGCACTTCCTGCTGGCAAAGTAATTAG